In Dermacentor andersoni chromosome 4, qqDerAnde1_hic_scaffold, whole genome shotgun sequence, the following proteins share a genomic window:
- the LOC126536944 gene encoding uncharacterized protein, with translation MRSIVATLILAAVALRTAGQQREEELPFDDLMATICRKYENAADRKDAIMCVGDRMEIELEAIVTECLQRQYRFGKISDQAFDMLCDDDSRKMDRVYDCVDDQADSQGGRDWTLDEVTKYVQVTMFNVHFWFPVVQQAQACFYVCVF, from the exons ATGAGGTCAATTGTGGCGACGCTAATCCTCGCTGCTGTCGCCCTGAGGACCGCCGGCCAACAACGCGAGGAAGAGCTGCCCTTCGACGACCTCATGGCCACCATCTGCC GTAAATATGAAAATGCCGCCGACAGAAAAGATGCTATCATGTGCGTTGGTGACCGAATGGAAATTGAA CTGGAAGCCATTGTGACAGAGTGCCTCCAGAGACAGTACAGGTTTGGCAAAATCAGTGATCAGGCTTTTGACATGCTCTGCGACGATGACAGCAGA AAAATGGACCGCGTCTACGACTGCGTCGATGACCAGGCAGACAGCCAAGGAGGCCGTGATTGGACTCTTGACGAGGTCACAAAATACGTCCAGGTAACGATGTTTAATGTGCACTTCTGGTTTCCTGTAGTCCAGCAAGCCCAAGCGTGCTTTTATGTGTGCGTTTTCTAA